One segment of Bradyrhizobium sp. CB2312 DNA contains the following:
- a CDS encoding Xaa-Pro peptidase family protein gives MASAFPKLEYEQRLTRLRRQMNDKGLSLLVVVNPANLNYLSGYDAWSYQNTQALLVPSSDLEPVWIGRSLDVAAAHNTSWLSADNIVGYAESYADNSPNHAMEAVAGEINRRGWNTGRIGYEGDTFFFSLRGFFTLQKGVPEAEWVDVGVLINWLRTVKTPSEIEIMRRAGKVVDKVMGVAIDSLRPGIRENDYAARIVQAQIEGDADFGASYPCMIPFIQTGAHAGISHAPWTTDVIPDGSITVLELSGCYLRYNATLARTVSLGKPSDRLVRLANTVQEGHAAAMAAMKPGVTCHDVWAAWQAVLSPSGFKKNSRIGYTVGLNYTPTWREYTASLEPGKDDELREGMCFHLLCGMWTGDGTNKGDPNYGLSETVLVTKNGCETLTSFERKLFVKP, from the coding sequence ATGGCATCCGCGTTTCCCAAGTTGGAGTATGAACAACGACTGACCCGCTTGCGCCGGCAGATGAATGACAAGGGTCTCTCTCTGCTGGTGGTGGTCAATCCAGCGAATCTCAACTACCTCTCAGGCTACGACGCCTGGAGTTACCAAAATACCCAAGCTCTGCTCGTGCCGAGCAGTGACCTCGAGCCCGTCTGGATCGGACGCAGTCTCGATGTTGCAGCTGCGCACAACACGAGTTGGCTTTCAGCTGACAATATTGTCGGTTATGCAGAGTCCTATGCCGACAATAGTCCGAATCACGCGATGGAGGCGGTCGCGGGCGAGATCAACCGTCGCGGCTGGAACACCGGGCGCATCGGGTATGAGGGTGATACGTTCTTTTTTAGTCTGCGTGGATTCTTCACTCTTCAGAAGGGTGTGCCCGAGGCCGAGTGGGTAGACGTCGGTGTTCTGATCAATTGGCTGAGAACGGTCAAGACTCCGAGCGAAATCGAGATTATGCGCCGGGCGGGCAAGGTTGTCGACAAGGTCATGGGGGTCGCCATCGATTCCCTTCGGCCAGGAATTCGCGAAAACGATTATGCCGCGCGGATTGTCCAAGCGCAGATCGAAGGGGACGCCGACTTTGGTGCTAGTTACCCGTGTATGATTCCGTTCATTCAGACCGGAGCGCATGCGGGTATAAGCCATGCACCATGGACAACAGACGTCATTCCAGACGGCAGCATTACAGTGTTGGAATTGTCAGGGTGTTACCTCAGGTACAATGCCACGCTCGCCCGGACCGTTAGTCTCGGCAAACCGAGCGACCGCTTGGTCCGACTGGCAAACACCGTGCAGGAAGGACATGCGGCTGCGATGGCGGCAATGAAGCCAGGAGTGACGTGTCACGACGTTTGGGCTGCGTGGCAAGCCGTTTTGTCGCCGAGCGGATTTAAGAAGAACTCTCGAATTGGGTACACTGTTGGTCTGAATTATACGCCGACTTGGCGCGAATATACGGCGAGTTTAGAGCCAGGAAAGGACGATGAACTCCGGGAAGGCATGTGCTTCCACCTCCTGTGCGGAATGTGGACTGGAGACGGCACTAACAAAGGCGACCCGAATTACGGGCTCAGCGAAACCGTTCTAGTGACCAAGAACGGCTGCGAGACCTTGACGAGCTTCGAACGAAAGCTGTTCGTGAAGCCTTAA
- a CDS encoding ABC transporter ATP-binding protein — MLALSKEEQTTVQEAGDLVVELRSVSKHYGDTVAVANASLSARRGELVCLLGPSGCGKTTTLRIVAGFVEPTSGTVSINGVDMTHQPPYRRDTGMVFQSYALFPHMTVAENIAFGLENLKWARADREKRVSEMLKLVELPHLAQRLPSQLSGGQQQRIALARALAMRPAVLLLDEPFSNLDAQLRVRMREELREVIRGVDVTTLFVTHDQEEALTMSDRIVVMNAGQIEQVGTPGEIYEAPSTSFVAKFIGWCSLLNGIVGADGVFTSGGGLRLKGHWSPGAGTAVIRPEQIKLSSDGARGTALTALVLQSHYYGGATRLLLEVNDEQLTMEDRFPFGRQPKAGDVLTIVICVDDIRVIPSK; from the coding sequence ATGCTGGCTTTATCGAAAGAGGAGCAAACCACGGTGCAAGAAGCCGGTGATCTTGTTGTCGAGCTACGCTCTGTTTCCAAGCACTATGGTGATACGGTTGCTGTCGCGAACGCTTCCTTGAGTGCGCGTCGTGGCGAACTGGTTTGCCTGCTAGGTCCATCAGGCTGCGGCAAGACAACGACACTACGCATTGTTGCCGGATTTGTAGAGCCGACCTCAGGCACCGTGAGCATCAACGGCGTCGACATGACGCATCAGCCGCCTTATCGGCGAGATACTGGAATGGTGTTCCAGAGCTACGCTCTCTTTCCGCATATGACCGTAGCCGAGAATATCGCATTCGGTCTGGAAAACTTGAAATGGGCCCGCGCTGACCGTGAAAAGCGCGTCAGCGAAATGCTCAAATTGGTCGAGCTGCCACACCTGGCGCAGCGACTGCCGAGCCAGCTTTCCGGAGGTCAGCAGCAACGTATTGCACTTGCGCGCGCATTGGCGATGCGGCCGGCCGTACTCCTTCTCGACGAGCCGTTCTCAAATCTGGACGCTCAGCTTCGAGTTCGCATGCGCGAAGAGCTTCGTGAGGTCATTCGCGGCGTTGACGTCACGACCCTGTTCGTTACACACGACCAGGAAGAGGCGCTGACCATGTCGGACCGTATTGTCGTCATGAATGCCGGTCAGATCGAACAGGTGGGTACACCGGGCGAAATTTATGAAGCACCGTCGACGTCGTTCGTCGCAAAGTTCATCGGCTGGTGCTCATTGCTGAACGGAATTGTTGGTGCGGACGGCGTCTTCACGTCAGGCGGAGGGCTTCGCTTGAAAGGTCACTGGAGTCCCGGCGCGGGCACGGCGGTCATCCGGCCGGAGCAAATCAAGCTTTCCAGCGACGGAGCGAGAGGGACGGCACTGACGGCCCTCGTGTTGCAGTCACACTATTACGGAGGTGCGACGCGACTCCTGCTGGAGGTCAATGATGAACAATTGACAATGGAAGACCGTTTCCCGTTCGGACGGCAACCTAAGGCCGGCGATGTTCTCACTATCGTGATCTGTGTTGACGATATTCGCGTCATACCGTCAAAGTAA
- a CDS encoding Ig-like domain-containing protein, which translates to MHFRTLSIVGLAVLGSMPISARAASECPVTGVMSSWGVNSTGYFSVSSGGTCLFPVKMDGVIASSNISQKPAHGTLKKLNASTYTYTAKAGYKGSDAFAVSFRGKGPSGSGTSVVTLNATVQ; encoded by the coding sequence ATGCATTTTCGTACATTATCCATCGTGGGCCTGGCTGTTCTTGGCTCGATGCCGATTTCGGCACGGGCCGCTTCTGAGTGTCCAGTAACCGGTGTCATGTCGAGCTGGGGCGTAAATTCGACCGGTTACTTTAGCGTCTCATCGGGCGGCACATGCCTATTTCCGGTCAAAATGGATGGAGTGATTGCCAGCTCGAACATTTCGCAAAAGCCCGCGCACGGGACTCTCAAGAAACTGAATGCATCCACCTACACCTATACTGCTAAGGCAGGCTACAAGGGCAGCGACGCCTTTGCCGTCAGTTTCAGGGGGAAGGGCCCGTCGGGTTCTGGAACATCGGTGGTCACGTTGAACGCGACCGTTCAGTGA
- a CDS encoding aspartate/glutamate racemase family protein — protein MTQSGGALGILQLQNTAQTMYGSLGHPATFPFPTISRPVLGAWTKNVVFGGEDSKLEAAYISTAKDLVREGAVAITSNCGFTLKFQRAMTAALPVPVSMSSLLLLPYLIATIKGRIGILTFDSRPLTPDLLKLAGVRSNERVAVTGIENSETWRVMSEPENNYTIEQLTKDVLSAIAAMRKRYDDIEAILFECAGFPIAAQQVREQTKLPVFDAVTNARLLMSGRNMAAPKSI, from the coding sequence ATGACCCAGAGCGGCGGTGCACTCGGCATATTGCAGTTACAGAATACTGCGCAGACCATGTACGGGTCGCTCGGCCATCCAGCCACTTTCCCATTTCCAACCATTTCCCGACCTGTTCTTGGCGCTTGGACCAAGAATGTCGTCTTTGGCGGTGAAGATAGCAAATTGGAGGCGGCGTACATAAGCACGGCAAAGGATTTGGTACGTGAGGGCGCAGTCGCGATTACCAGCAATTGCGGATTTACGCTCAAATTCCAGAGGGCAATGACCGCGGCTCTGCCGGTGCCAGTGTCGATGTCTTCCCTATTGCTCCTGCCCTATCTCATTGCGACCATCAAAGGGCGTATCGGCATCTTGACGTTCGATTCGAGGCCACTGACCCCTGATCTGCTTAAACTCGCCGGCGTCAGGTCGAACGAGCGCGTAGCCGTCACTGGGATTGAAAACTCAGAGACATGGAGGGTGATGTCAGAGCCTGAAAACAATTACACGATTGAGCAGCTAACAAAGGATGTGCTGTCCGCTATCGCGGCGATGCGCAAGCGATACGACGACATCGAGGCCATCCTCTTCGAATGCGCGGGATTTCCCATAGCGGCTCAGCAGGTTCGCGAGCAGACGAAGCTGCCGGTGTTCGACGCGGTTACCAATGCGAGATTATTGATGAGCGGACGCAACATGGCAGCTCCCAAGTCGATCTAG
- a CDS encoding Xaa-Pro peptidase family protein, which produces MTICKAPQAFPRTEYMRRLAAVKSEMARRNVEALVVSNSSNQTYLTGYTARSGYVPQALVVSMDQEEPTFLMREMDAPAALHQTFLEQDKVIGYPESLVGNPVKDGYDAIIDFLREAGLANRPVGFERGVLSAPAVEKFNTRLLDATLVDCTSAVNWIRMVKSELEISVLKEAAAITDAGVARAAEIFRAGVREADAIAEIVSTLARGANGKPGTWIATPYLCSSPRTGTSHITWSDDVFRPGSQINLEIAGVRHGYTAPISRTFSIGQPSDRLRRVHEAQAAGLEAALATICAGRTCSEVAEAADRAVEKFGVKKESRFGYPIGIDWQEQTASIKVGDKTVLKPNMTFHVHLGNWAIEEDFGYVISECVRLTESGVEVLTNVSRKLFELV; this is translated from the coding sequence ATGACGATCTGCAAAGCACCGCAGGCCTTCCCTCGCACCGAGTACATGCGCCGGCTTGCCGCGGTGAAATCGGAGATGGCGCGGCGAAACGTCGAGGCGCTCGTCGTCAGCAACAGCTCAAATCAAACCTATCTCACGGGCTATACGGCTCGGTCGGGGTATGTCCCCCAGGCCCTCGTTGTTTCGATGGACCAGGAGGAGCCGACGTTCTTGATGCGGGAAATGGACGCGCCCGCCGCGCTTCATCAGACGTTCCTGGAGCAGGACAAGGTCATTGGTTATCCAGAGTCGCTAGTCGGCAACCCGGTCAAAGACGGCTACGACGCGATCATCGATTTCTTGCGCGAGGCTGGCCTGGCTAACCGCCCTGTGGGATTCGAGAGGGGTGTACTGTCGGCACCTGCGGTAGAGAAATTCAACACGCGCCTGCTCGACGCGACACTCGTGGATTGCACCAGCGCCGTGAACTGGATCCGAATGGTTAAATCGGAACTCGAGATATCTGTCCTGAAAGAGGCGGCCGCCATTACCGACGCCGGTGTCGCGCGCGCGGCGGAGATCTTTCGTGCGGGAGTGCGGGAAGCTGATGCGATCGCGGAAATTGTGTCGACGTTGGCGCGCGGCGCAAACGGCAAGCCCGGGACCTGGATCGCTACTCCCTATTTATGCTCCTCGCCACGAACGGGAACGAGCCACATCACGTGGAGCGATGATGTCTTCCGCCCGGGCTCCCAGATCAACCTAGAAATCGCCGGTGTGCGCCATGGCTATACTGCCCCGATCAGTCGGACGTTCTCCATCGGCCAACCTTCAGACCGATTACGCCGCGTACATGAAGCTCAGGCCGCCGGGCTGGAAGCTGCGCTTGCCACAATCTGCGCAGGACGCACCTGTAGTGAGGTCGCCGAGGCAGCCGATCGCGCGGTCGAGAAGTTCGGGGTCAAGAAAGAGTCCCGGTTTGGTTATCCTATTGGGATCGATTGGCAAGAGCAGACCGCCAGCATCAAGGTTGGCGACAAGACGGTTCTGAAACCGAACATGACGTTCCATGTGCACCTTGGCAACTGGGCTATCGAGGAGGACTTCGGCTACGTGATCAGCGAGTGCGTGCGGCTAACTGAGTCCGGCGTCGAAGTCTTGACGAATGTGTCACGAAAGCTTTTCGAGCTTGTCTAG
- a CDS encoding FAD-dependent oxidoreductase: protein MDNFWLKQAFDRLGKPRVQSLSMHVTVDVTIVGGGYLGLWTAIRIKESSPSLNVAVVERDVCGSGASGRNGGFVTSYWAKYLSLHKLCGTEEAARIAKASAEAVLEIGAFCRENGIDAEFRADGWLWTATSAPQIGCWNILLDELDKHNVRPFQALDGADVARLGGTDRNLAGVFEPNAATVQPAILALGLRDHAQKLGVAIYEHSPMIRLERTRTPKVITPKGSVTSKAVVLAMNAWGAQFTYLRRKVAIVSSDMIATTARPEKLNEIGFRKGVAICDSRMFLNYYRNTPDGRVVFGKSLGHFAFAGRVDDHYDGASPRVAEVEESFRKLYPALGDMEIESSWTGPIDRSVNGLPFFGRLDNHPGIVFGIGFSGQGVAPSVLGGKILASLALDEANQWSNCGLVRENVERFPIEPFRYAGSIVVREALRRKEGLEDRARSPDPLTLAIANLAPVGYVPSRRN, encoded by the coding sequence ATGGATAATTTCTGGCTGAAACAAGCGTTCGATCGTCTCGGAAAGCCACGGGTGCAATCATTGTCGATGCACGTCACGGTCGATGTGACGATCGTGGGCGGTGGTTATTTGGGCTTATGGACAGCAATCCGTATCAAGGAAAGCTCGCCCTCTCTCAACGTCGCCGTCGTTGAGAGAGATGTGTGCGGGTCGGGCGCAAGCGGCCGCAACGGCGGATTCGTCACGAGCTACTGGGCCAAATATCTCTCGTTGCACAAGCTATGCGGTACTGAAGAAGCGGCCAGGATAGCCAAAGCTTCGGCGGAGGCGGTGCTGGAGATCGGCGCCTTTTGCCGGGAGAATGGCATCGACGCGGAGTTTCGGGCGGATGGGTGGCTATGGACCGCGACTTCGGCGCCGCAAATCGGCTGCTGGAATATCCTCCTCGACGAGTTGGACAAGCACAATGTTCGGCCCTTTCAGGCCCTCGACGGTGCAGATGTTGCCCGCTTGGGGGGGACTGACCGCAACCTGGCTGGGGTGTTCGAACCGAACGCTGCCACGGTTCAGCCGGCCATTCTTGCGCTCGGTTTGCGAGACCACGCCCAAAAGCTGGGTGTGGCGATCTACGAGCACTCGCCTATGATCCGTCTAGAGCGGACCAGAACGCCCAAGGTGATAACGCCTAAAGGTTCGGTCACGAGCAAGGCCGTCGTTCTGGCCATGAACGCCTGGGGAGCCCAGTTCACCTATCTGCGACGTAAGGTCGCCATCGTGTCTAGCGACATGATCGCAACGACGGCCAGACCAGAAAAGCTAAACGAGATCGGCTTTCGAAAAGGCGTCGCGATCTGTGATTCCCGGATGTTCCTGAATTATTACCGGAATACACCGGATGGCCGTGTCGTCTTCGGCAAATCGCTTGGGCATTTCGCATTCGCCGGCCGGGTCGATGATCACTACGACGGGGCCTCACCCAGAGTCGCCGAAGTTGAAGAAAGCTTCCGCAAGCTTTACCCGGCGCTCGGTGACATGGAGATCGAATCATCATGGACCGGTCCAATCGACAGATCTGTAAACGGTCTCCCGTTCTTCGGCCGCTTAGACAATCACCCGGGCATAGTGTTCGGCATCGGCTTTTCCGGTCAGGGTGTCGCGCCAAGCGTTCTTGGAGGAAAGATACTGGCGTCACTCGCTCTTGACGAAGCGAACCAGTGGTCCAACTGCGGACTGGTGCGCGAGAATGTCGAGAGATTCCCGATTGAGCCTTTTCGTTATGCCGGCTCAATCGTTGTGCGCGAAGCCTTGCGCCGTAAGGAAGGTTTGGAAGATCGGGCCAGGAGTCCCGACCCCCTTACGCTTGCGATCGCAAACCTTGCTCCCGTCGGCTACGTGCCTTCGAGGCGAAACTGA
- a CDS encoding M20 family metallopeptidase encodes MNSRSNTFISDAERDAVIELRHAMHREPELSNAEWKTQERIRSVLERFGLRGIKVFHNTGLYVDIEGTASGPKRSIAVRGDIDALPIKEARDDLPYQSQINGVMHACGHDMHGSIALGTALAFHRMRDNFAGRVRVFFQPAEEAEPLGGQTVADERLLEGFDRAVGFHVSPEIPAGKFGAREGAVSKSADQFTLTISGKMAHGAAPHKGIDAISIAAAFVNEVQKVVSREMPADDGAVITVGTIHGGTAANIICPSVVMKGTIRTRSPDRRALLSQRVREVADGVAAMHRGQADCVIRTGEPPVINDSDMVKRFRQIVHESVGRDAFNDRKEIAGSDDFGFYSACVPSIYFWFGSRAPGNESHVHTPTFGASDDLIIPTTELTVRYLLDFLNS; translated from the coding sequence ATGAACAGCCGCAGCAACACGTTCATATCCGATGCCGAGCGCGACGCGGTGATCGAGCTGCGCCATGCCATGCATCGCGAGCCTGAGCTTTCCAATGCGGAATGGAAGACGCAAGAACGGATACGCAGCGTGCTGGAGCGCTTCGGCCTCAGGGGCATCAAGGTCTTCCACAATACAGGCCTCTATGTCGACATCGAGGGCACTGCCTCGGGTCCAAAGCGATCGATTGCGGTGCGAGGCGACATCGATGCGCTGCCAATCAAGGAGGCGCGAGACGATCTGCCCTATCAATCCCAGATCAATGGGGTCATGCATGCCTGCGGCCACGACATGCACGGCTCGATCGCGCTCGGCACCGCGCTCGCATTCCATCGAATGCGGGACAACTTCGCGGGTAGGGTACGCGTCTTCTTCCAGCCAGCCGAAGAGGCTGAACCTCTCGGTGGTCAAACGGTGGCAGACGAGAGGCTGCTCGAAGGCTTCGACCGAGCCGTCGGCTTTCACGTCAGTCCGGAAATTCCGGCTGGCAAATTCGGTGCCCGTGAAGGTGCGGTAAGCAAATCTGCCGACCAGTTCACGCTCACCATCTCTGGCAAAATGGCCCATGGCGCCGCACCACATAAGGGCATCGACGCGATCTCCATCGCTGCCGCCTTTGTCAATGAGGTACAGAAGGTAGTTTCGCGCGAAATGCCTGCCGACGACGGCGCGGTCATTACGGTGGGCACTATTCATGGTGGGACCGCCGCCAACATCATCTGCCCCTCCGTTGTCATGAAGGGCACTATTAGGACCCGCAGCCCGGACCGCCGTGCGTTGCTGTCGCAACGTGTGCGCGAAGTAGCCGACGGGGTCGCCGCCATGCACCGCGGCCAGGCCGACTGCGTCATCCGCACCGGCGAGCCTCCCGTGATCAATGATTCCGACATGGTCAAGCGCTTCCGGCAAATCGTTCATGAGAGTGTTGGTCGCGACGCCTTCAATGATAGGAAAGAGATCGCGGGCAGTGACGATTTCGGCTTCTACTCGGCATGCGTGCCGTCGATCTATTTCTGGTTTGGCAGTCGCGCGCCCGGCAACGAGTCGCATGTCCACACGCCGACATTTGGAGCGTCGGACGACCTCATCATACCAACGACTGAGCTCACGGTCCGCTACCTCCTCGATTTCCTGAACTCGTAG
- a CDS encoding M20/M25/M40 family metallo-hydrolase: MSVNTAQSERPELSRVFEHIEAKKDQFVIRLLDYLRHPSISAQNIGMAEVAELLVSMLSRLGLDALMIPTSGHPMVMGRWERAPGAPTILLYGHYDVQPPDPLEAWISPPFEPTIRDGRVYARGAGDNKGQHFANLLALESHLAVHGRLPCNVLVLLEGEEETGSPHIADFLRANRDLLKADLVVTADGPLHEAGQPIITYGVRGIAAFELRARAANCDVHSGHFGGVVPNPIWTLVQLLATMKNADGKITINGFHDDVMAPRDIERAAAARLPQDSEAIKRGLGLARLDYPADRPLADRLMFHPTLTINGLHGGYGGPGSKTVVPHEAFVKCDARLVERQDPDDILRKIEAHVRRHAPDVEFVRVESTPPSRTPLDAPFSQLVQSAVQIAHGVEPLLYPSLGATLPDYVFTKILGVPSFVVPYANADEANHAPNENIKIDCFLKGIRTGAALLDALGGVVHSS, from the coding sequence ATGAGTGTCAATACAGCCCAGAGCGAGCGTCCGGAATTGTCCAGAGTGTTTGAGCATATCGAGGCGAAGAAGGATCAGTTCGTTATCCGCTTGCTTGATTATCTGAGACACCCCAGCATCAGCGCGCAGAACATCGGTATGGCCGAGGTCGCTGAACTCCTTGTGAGCATGCTGAGCCGGTTGGGCCTCGACGCACTGATGATCCCAACCTCGGGCCACCCGATGGTGATGGGGCGTTGGGAGCGCGCACCTGGCGCGCCGACGATCCTTCTGTATGGCCATTACGACGTCCAGCCTCCGGATCCTTTGGAAGCCTGGATTAGTCCGCCGTTCGAACCAACGATACGCGATGGACGCGTGTATGCGCGCGGAGCCGGAGACAACAAGGGTCAACACTTTGCTAATCTCTTGGCTCTGGAGTCCCATCTAGCGGTCCATGGCCGCTTGCCGTGCAACGTCCTGGTCCTGTTGGAAGGAGAAGAGGAGACCGGAAGTCCCCACATCGCGGATTTCTTACGCGCTAACCGCGACCTGCTCAAAGCAGACCTGGTCGTAACAGCCGACGGTCCCCTGCACGAGGCTGGTCAGCCGATCATTACATACGGGGTTCGTGGCATAGCCGCATTTGAACTACGAGCTCGCGCTGCGAACTGCGATGTTCATTCAGGTCACTTTGGCGGGGTCGTTCCAAACCCCATCTGGACGCTAGTGCAGCTGCTGGCGACAATGAAGAATGCAGATGGGAAGATTACGATCAACGGGTTTCATGACGACGTCATGGCGCCAAGGGATATAGAACGCGCTGCGGCAGCTCGGTTGCCTCAGGACAGTGAAGCGATCAAGCGGGGCCTCGGACTGGCGAGACTCGATTATCCAGCAGATAGACCGCTCGCAGATAGGCTGATGTTCCACCCAACGTTGACTATCAACGGACTCCACGGAGGCTATGGCGGGCCTGGATCGAAAACGGTTGTACCCCACGAGGCGTTCGTCAAATGCGATGCCCGCCTTGTCGAACGACAAGACCCAGATGACATCCTACGGAAGATAGAGGCTCACGTAAGAAGACATGCTCCGGACGTTGAGTTCGTCCGCGTGGAGTCGACGCCGCCATCGAGGACGCCGCTCGATGCACCGTTTTCGCAACTTGTTCAGTCAGCAGTGCAAATTGCACATGGCGTAGAGCCTCTCCTCTATCCGTCGCTCGGAGCGACCCTGCCGGACTACGTGTTCACGAAGATTCTGGGTGTACCATCATTTGTGGTGCCTTATGCTAATGCCGACGAAGCCAACCACGCGCCAAACGAGAACATCAAGATTGACTGCTTTCTAAAGGGAATACGTACTGGAGCGGCTCTCTTGGATGCGCTGGGCGGAGTTGTACATTCAAGCTGA
- a CDS encoding extracellular solute-binding protein yields MNRRTFLKAATAAAATLASPYVHAQSRKFAGITLRVNGYGGLYDDALNKNVVAPLEEKYGLKVQFNAGMTASDLVKLIANKNNPPYDLFQADSSYMIELLKANIIEEIKATDVANVKRILPGFREFGDYGVPYSVASVVPVYNSKYIKQPLTSYSDIARPDLAGRAVIPTADTIASSLYILGIAEENGGSISDMEPAFKVLAAAKSNIVALAQSNVAEVQMFQGEEVYAGIFWDGRAHELRTKGVPIVTVVPAKGVYATTSYFNIIKGMKYPEAAYAFAEQLLSDQGMLGLPEALRYGVTTDVKLPDNLSNDLLFNSAERNKLKKTIDWEKLNETRSARIERINKLVRS; encoded by the coding sequence ATGAACAGGCGGACTTTCTTGAAAGCCGCGACGGCGGCGGCAGCCACTTTGGCCTCACCCTACGTGCACGCTCAATCCAGGAAATTCGCAGGTATTACACTGCGTGTGAACGGATACGGCGGTCTCTACGATGACGCCCTCAACAAGAATGTAGTCGCACCGTTGGAAGAGAAGTACGGCCTAAAGGTTCAATTCAACGCCGGCATGACAGCTTCGGATCTGGTCAAACTGATCGCGAACAAGAACAATCCGCCCTACGATCTATTCCAGGCCGATAGCTCGTATATGATCGAACTCCTTAAGGCCAACATCATCGAAGAAATCAAGGCGACCGACGTCGCAAATGTCAAACGGATCCTTCCTGGATTCCGCGAATTCGGCGATTACGGTGTGCCGTATAGCGTCGCCTCCGTGGTTCCGGTCTACAATTCAAAATACATTAAGCAGCCACTTACATCGTACTCAGACATCGCACGGCCTGATCTGGCCGGTCGTGCCGTCATTCCGACAGCAGACACAATCGCCAGCAGCCTTTATATTCTGGGTATAGCCGAAGAAAATGGTGGCTCGATCTCGGACATGGAGCCGGCATTCAAAGTACTTGCGGCTGCGAAGTCTAACATCGTCGCCCTAGCGCAGTCGAATGTAGCCGAGGTCCAGATGTTTCAAGGCGAAGAGGTGTATGCGGGAATCTTTTGGGATGGCCGGGCCCATGAGTTGCGTACCAAGGGCGTTCCAATCGTGACCGTTGTCCCGGCCAAAGGCGTTTACGCGACGACCAGCTATTTCAATATCATCAAGGGCATGAAATATCCGGAAGCCGCATATGCATTCGCCGAGCAGTTGCTCTCGGACCAGGGCATGCTCGGACTACCTGAGGCGCTTCGGTATGGCGTAACCACCGACGTCAAGTTGCCGGATAATCTTAGCAATGATCTTCTGTTCAACTCAGCCGAGCGCAACAAGTTGAAAAAGACCATTGATTGGGAAAAGCTCAACGAAACGCGAAGCGCTCGGATCGAACGGATCAACAAGTTAGTGAGAAGTTAA